The window gcatgcattatatatagtatatattttactctaccaagccgcgctatagtcggtcgggtacgacacttattgtgcaaccactgatcagttgggtttaacgagctccacgtggccgggtacgattctaccaagccttatgaCGGCccggtacatttttaccgagtcctctttgaggccgggtacgatatgatgatgatgacgcCCACAGAGTcaaatattttttaaagtttatgtatatatatgtattatgtgtttcatatcagtagcccccagaggcactcagatgttacagattgtatctcctctatctctctttatattactgttcttgtttatgctttcctgccttacatactcggtactttatttgtagtgacgtcctttttgcctggggacactgcgtttcatgcccgcaggtcccgattgataggttgacagtcctccaagtaggctatcagctcagcggaagtaTTAGTACACTCCACTTgttccggagttgcctatttggtcagtatgctttggatatgtattgattggtatggcggggccctgtcccgacctttatgttgtgtatgtactcttagaggcttgtaaacagatgtcatgtatatgaaaattgtatggccttgtcggcccatgttcagtgtatgagtgatcattttggtcttatttgCACGTATTTCACATGTATAAGTTCTTATGTCTAGCGTTAACTTATGTTTTATTCTGTTTATCTCATGACGACCCTTTTGGgacatttacccatgatagtacgataagaaagatatgttatgttggtacccggttgagtaaggtatcgggtgtcCGTCGTAGCcctttggtttgggtcgtgacagtcaaacttcaaatttcttaacttaactagtttctccACCAATGATCCAAAAAATACCCACACCCCTTAGgaccccgtcaaatcataccagcaagtcccaaaatataacacggacctactcgaggcgtCAAATCCCACAACATAACATTAAAACCACAAATGACACCTCAGCACAAACCGTACGAGAGGGTAAAATTTCATTTATTTAATCCTATTTTCAGTAATCATGACCTTTTGAATCTATCTTTTTCCCTTCTCAGCAGCTCATACTTCAGGGTAGCTGCATCGACTATATAGATTGTATCTTTAAGCAGTGCACTCATGGTTGTGGGAAGAACACTAGAGTGATAATCTTGTCTCTATTACAAATCGGGAACTTTGTAGCTGAATCTCTTCTAATACCCTGTTTATGTATTTGTGTCAATTTACTTGTAAAAAAATCTCATTGTTTCTTTGCTGAAAGGCTACATGTGATATAACTGTCAAGCACGAGATCCTTTTACCAATTATAATTGCTGTCTACTTTCTATACAGCCGCCTCATTGTTATTTTACCTGGCTCCAGATCGAGGCCAATGCTATATGCAATGCAACTATTCATGTTGCATCCTCTAATGGTCATATTAACCCCGTTAAAGCATTATTACTCCCTTTAGCTCGATAGAAAATGTGAAGCAATACCTTTCTGTTTGACATTTGTAATTAGGGGttgcaaaatggttaaaagaaaacagttaaccacccatatatATTATCCACTagaaaatgggttggataatgaagtTTTTAAAAACGGGTTAAATACGGATAAGAaacatattatccatttagaaaatggataaccaatgggtaaCCAATTGATATTCAAtaggtctaacttttacatttgtaaagcctcaaattgggggttcctcaagttagggagactaaaaattctctcaaaagtgatcatatgcaagaagtcatggataatatggttaacCATATTATCCACCGGCTAATCcgtttttatccgtattaaaaaTGGGTCGGATTGGATAATTGATCCATTTTTCATTACCCGTTCTTTTCTCTTTATAAAGAAATAAGAACAGCTAAGCTGAGAATTGTTATCAGGTTGCCAGCATACCAGATGTTTGTGACAGGTTCAGACTATTAGTATGTTAATTAGGTAATCCAATAAATTGACTTTTTAAGGTACCAGACATGAAGCCAAATGGATGGGAAGTTCAACTACATAGGTCCTTACGTAACAAACAAAATCTTTAAACTAATGTTTTGCTTGCACTAAAAACCTATATATAGCAATAGACTTAAAGCCAATAACACATATCTGAGTTTCATTGATTCTATAAGCATTCTTCTTTAAGCTTCTAGGATTTGCAGAAAAATGGCTCACCATTACCAGCTATCCTCCCTCTTACTGCTTGCATTTCTCAACTTGTGTTTCATCCATGGCCCGATAACTGGAGCAACTGCACGTCGTCTTCTAGAGATGCCCCTCCCCGAGATTCCTAAACCAGAGTTCCCTAAAGTTCCAACCTTGCCAAAGCTTGAGATCCCAACTGTGCCGAAGCCTGAGCTTCCAACCATACCAAAGCCTGAAATACCAGCTGTTCCAAAGCCAGAGATTCCTATTATCCCAAAACCTGAAGTAACAACTGTGCCAAAGCCCGAGCTACCATCTATCCCGAAGCCTGAGTTACCAACGTTACCAAAGCCTGAGATCCCAGCTGTGCCCAAGCCTAAGTTACCAGTTGCCCCAAAACCTGAGCTTCCTGCTGTGTCAAAGCCTGAGATCCCAGCAATGCCAAAACCCGAGCTTCCTCCCCTAAAAAAGCCAGAAATCCCAACAGTGCCAAAGACTGAGGTTCCTCCAGCTATGAAAAAGCCTGAAGTTCCAGCTTTGCCAAAGCCCGAGGTACCAATTGTGCCAAAGCCAGAAATCCCAACAGTGCCAAAGACCGAGGTTCCTCCAGCTGTGAAAAAGCCTGAAGTTCCAGCTTTGCCAAAGCCCGAGGTACCAATTGTGCCAAAGCCAGAAATCCCAACAGTGCCAAAGACCGAGGTTCCTCCAGCTGTGAAAAAGCCTGAAGTTCCAGCTTTGCCAAAGCCCGAGGTACCAATTGTGCCAAAGCCAGAAATCCCGGAACTACCAAAGACAAAAATCCCGGAGCTACCAAAGCCAAAACTACCAGAGCTTCCAAAGCTAGAAGTCCCAGCTATGCCAAAGCCTGAAATCCCAGAACTGCCTAAACCAAAAGAGatatcttttccttcactttctCCACCACACAAACCCGCTACTCCTTGAGTAATTATAATACTGTTCACTCTATTAGAAGGTACCCAACTGTGTTTTGAGATTTCCATCTTGGTCCATGAAGTTTGCTGCGTGGACATGACATGGAGATAGTTTGGCACAACATATTGGATACTTTCTCTAGGGAGTAGAAATTATGATTCTTTTATAATATTTGTATTGGATGTACCATGTTTATCGTGTCATTATATACTATATGAGTGTTTTATGAACTTTTTATACAGTGTTATAAAGCTATAATCTATGTCACTTTCTAGAGTCACTTTTATTTAGTTCCTACCGTTGGCTATCTGATTTTGCTCAATCGTTTTCCCCCCTACTCCCCTTCGTTTATTTAAAACCTATTACCACTTTCTTCCTTCACAAAGAGATGGAAAGGATGATTTAACATATTTAAGCGCCGGTAGAATAATCAGTGATCTCAAATGCAAGAACTAAAGTGAATATTCAAGCATTTGTTGCTTTCTGTCTCATTCATCCTAATGCACAACGGATTCAGTTACCACAATTTTGCATGCTCTAAAAGAAACATAAAAGACAATGGGGATACCTGGTTTCTCTCAAGAGGGAGATTGTGCTTGTGGAGCAATGGATAGTTATGGACATATGAACTAGCtaaaatttctctaacacattCCTTATTACAAAAAAATCTCTTAACACTTTATTGTGCGACTATCTCATCTAATATTCAAGTTATTCCCCAACATTATggaaatttttttaataataggtGGTGGTTTGTTTTGAATCTAGGACTCTATCTGCTCTAATTCATGTTGAATTGTGACTATTTCATCTAAAAACATAAATTGTTAGGAAGGGTACATTTTCATTTACTTAATCAAATCTTCAATAATTGTGACCTTTtgaattatcttttttttttcctttttcatatcTCCAGCACTAAACCAATATACATATTTCTATTTCTAGTAAACAATCAATCTCTTTCGGTGAACTTCCTAACCTTTCCCACGGATTAAAGACAAAAGCTGAAGCAGAGCTCAGACGATCAGGGTAGCTACaacgactatatatatatagactgtACCTTTGAGCAGTACACTCATGGTTATGAGAAGAACTCTAGAGTGTATAATGTTGTCTCCATTAGAAATCGGGAACTGTGTAGCTGAATCTCTTCTAATACCCTGTTTATGTTTTTGTCTGAATTTACTTGTATTAACAATCTCATTGTTTCTTTGATCAAAGGCTGAATGTGATATAACTGTCAAGCGCGAGATCCGTTTACTAATTGTAAAAGAACCTTCTGCCGTCTGCTTTCTGTACTGCTGCCTCATTGTTATTTTACCTGGCTCAATATCGAAACCAATGCTATAGTATATGCAATGCAACTATTCACGAGTCTGGATTTGATATGCTATTGTTTCAGCTATtgtctattttcatttcctgGAAAATCGTATAAACTGTCAAAAGTCTATCATTTGAATTTTGAACCAAAAGAATAATCGGATTATGCTAAGTCTACGCCATTGTGGTAAGTTTGTACTCTGTAAAACCAAGTTCCTTTTTCCCTCTGTTTTAATCCGTTAGGCTTGAGTGTCATTCTTTTGCCTACCTTTGTACTTACAATTCTAATATTAGCTAGTTTAGAAAATAGAATAACGGGTAATATGTGACTAATGAGGTAAGTTTACCATTTTCCCCACTTCTGGTCGTCCATTTCATCATGTTTGCATCCTCTAATGGTCATATTAACCGTTAAAACATTACTCCCTTGAGAAGCAATACCTTTTTGTTTGACATTTGTAATTTCTGTCAATTTCCTCAGGTGATAGAGCCATTAGGTACATACCAAAATGAAGATTTACAGTAAATGTGAAACAATGACTTTTCTCTTTCTAGAGAAATAAGTACAGCTAAACTGGGAATTGGTATCAGGTTGCCAGCATACCATATATTTGTGACAGGTTCAGACTTTTAATATGTTATTAGGTAATCCACATTGACTTTTTGAGGTACCAGAGATTAAGCCAAGTGGATGAGAAGTTCAACTACTTATTAGGTCCTTACGtaacaaacaaaatcatgaagcaATTGCTGCATGCATTTTAAAACCTATATATAGCAATAGACTTAAAGCCAATAACACATCCCAGTTTCATTAACTCTACACTTTCTTCTTCAAGCTTCTAGGATCTGCAGAAAAATGGCTCACCATTACCAGCTATCCTCCCTCTTACTACTTGCATTTCTCAACTTGTGCTTCATGCATGGCCCCATAATTGGTGCAACTGCACGGCGCCTACTAGAGACACCCCTCCCTGAGATTCCTAAACCAGAATTACCAAAAGTTCCAACCTTGCCAAAGCCTGAGATCCCAACTGTGCCGAAACCTGAGATTCCAGCCATACCAAAGCCTGAGATCCCAACTGTGCCGAAACCTGAGCTTCCAACCATCCCAAAGCCTGAAATACCAGCTGTCCCAAAGCCTGAAATGCCAGCTGTCCCAAAGCCTGAGATTCCTATTATGCCAAAACCTGAAGTACCAACTGTGCCAAAGCCCGAGCTACCATCCATCCCGAAGCCTGAGTTACCAACTATGCCAAAGCCTGAAGTACCAATTGTGCCAAAGGCCAAGCTACCAACTGTCCCAAAGCCTGAGTTACCAACTTTACCAAAGCCTGAAGTACCAACTGTGCCAAAGTCTGAGCTACCAACCATCCAAAAGCCTGAAGTACCAACTGTGCCAAAGCCTGAGCTACCAACCATCCAAAAACCTGAGTTACCAACTTTGCCAAAGCCTGAAGTACCTACTATGCCTAAGCCCGAGATACCAGCTGCCCCAAAGCCTCCAACTTTGCCAAAGCATGAGATCCCAGCTGTGCCAAAACCCGAGCTTCCTGCTATGCCAAAGCCTGAAATTCCAGCAATGCCAAAACCCGAGTTTCCTCCCTTGAAAAAGCCAGAAATCCCAGCAGTGCCAAAGACGGAGGTTCCTCCAACTATAAGAAAGCCTGAAGTTCCAGCTTTGCCAAAACCAGAAATCCCAGAGCTGCCAAAGCCAAAACTCCCAGAGCTTCCAAAGCCTAAAATCCCCGAACTTCCTAAACCAGAAGTTCCAGCTATGCCAAAGCCTAAAATCCCCGAACTGCCTAAACTAACTTTTCCTTCACTTTCTCCATCATACAAACCCTCTACTCCTTGAGTAATTACGTTCACTCT of the Nicotiana tabacum cultivar K326 chromosome 7, ASM71507v2, whole genome shotgun sequence genome contains:
- the LOC107785442 gene encoding uncharacterized protein LOC107785442 — its product is MAHHYQLSSLLLLAFLNLCFMHGPIIGATARRLLETPLPEIPKPELPKVPTLPKPEIPTVPKPEIPAIPKPEIPTVPKPELPTIPKPEIPAVPKPEMPAVPKPEIPIMPKPEVPTVPKPELPSIPKPELPTMPKPEVPIVPKAKLPTVPKPELPTLPKPEVPTVPKSELPTIQKPEVPTVPKPELPTIQKPELPTLPKPEVPTMPKPEIPAAPKPPTLPKHEIPAVPKPELPAMPKPEIPAMPKPEFPPLKKPEIPAVPKTEVPPTIRKPEVPALPKPEIPELPKPKLPELPKPKIPELPKPEVPAMPKPKIPELPKLTFPSLSPSYKPSTP
- the LOC107785439 gene encoding uncharacterized protein LOC107785439; the protein is MAHHYQLSSLLLLAFLNLCFIHGPITGATARRLLEMPLPEIPKPEFPKVPTLPKLEIPTVPKPELPTIPKPEIPAVPKPEIPIIPKPEVTTVPKPELPSIPKPELPTLPKPEIPAVPKPKLPVAPKPELPAVSKPEIPAMPKPELPPLKKPEIPTVPKTEVPPAMKKPEVPALPKPEVPIVPKPEIPTVPKTEVPPAVKKPEVPALPKPEVPIVPKPEIPTVPKTEVPPAVKKPEVPALPKPEVPIVPKPEIPELPKTKIPELPKPKLPELPKLEVPAMPKPEIPELPKPKEISFPSLSPPHKPATP